The following coding sequences lie in one Pseudomonas svalbardensis genomic window:
- a CDS encoding sugar diacid recognition domain-containing protein: MFELDHDLAQDIVDRAMAILPYNVNVMDSQGLILGSGEPERVNTRHEGAQLVLANGRVVEIDAQTAIHLKGVQPGINLPLLLDQRLIGVLGITGDPEQLRTYAELVRMTAEMLVGQRNQQAEQQWRRQRCDDLLALLLSEAGDSPRLIDEAQQLGLKPQMTRVPYLFELGMEHSPGQTVEALSAWLTSRYPDSWCVSSAKSSLLWCRPASQAIENDRLLEKLDGLGWNILRIAVGGQADGLSGLRRCYRRVGDLLAYGREVLPHSRLLTLNRYRLPVMLWRHRNDDALEELLKPLRKVIAKDGNGHLLATLRSWCDHDGQSQACADALGIHRNSLRYRMERIAELSGVDPLRLDGMLALYLGVQLLPQTDAPNTNP; encoded by the coding sequence ATGTTCGAACTCGATCACGACCTGGCCCAGGACATCGTCGACCGGGCGATGGCCATCCTGCCGTACAACGTCAACGTCATGGACAGCCAGGGCCTGATTCTTGGCAGCGGCGAACCGGAGCGCGTCAACACCCGTCATGAAGGCGCGCAACTGGTGCTGGCCAACGGTCGGGTGGTGGAGATCGACGCTCAAACGGCGATTCATTTGAAAGGCGTGCAGCCGGGCATCAACCTGCCGCTGTTGCTCGATCAGCGTTTGATTGGCGTGCTGGGCATCACCGGTGACCCCGAGCAATTACGCACCTACGCCGAACTGGTGCGGATGACCGCCGAGATGCTGGTCGGCCAGCGCAATCAGCAGGCCGAACAGCAATGGCGGCGCCAGCGTTGCGATGATCTGCTGGCGTTGCTGCTCAGTGAGGCCGGGGATTCGCCGCGGCTGATCGACGAAGCGCAACAGCTTGGGCTCAAGCCGCAGATGACGCGGGTGCCGTATCTGTTCGAGTTGGGGATGGAACACAGTCCGGGGCAAACCGTCGAGGCGCTCAGCGCCTGGCTGACCTCGCGCTACCCGGACAGTTGGTGCGTGAGTTCGGCCAAGTCATCGTTGCTCTGGTGCCGACCGGCCAGCCAGGCGATCGAGAACGATCGGTTGCTGGAAAAACTCGACGGCCTCGGCTGGAACATTCTGCGCATTGCCGTAGGCGGGCAGGCGGATGGATTGTCCGGGCTGCGTCGTTGCTATCGACGCGTCGGCGACTTGCTGGCCTATGGGCGAGAGGTGTTGCCGCACTCCCGCTTGCTGACGCTCAACCGTTATCGGTTGCCGGTGATGCTCTGGCGACACCGCAACGACGACGCGCTGGAAGAGTTGCTCAAACCGCTGCGCAAAGTCATCGCCAAGGATGGCAACGGCCATCTGCTGGCGACCCTGCGCAGCTGGTGCGATCACGATGGTCAGAGCCAGGCGTGTGCCGATGCGCTGGGCATCCATCGCAACAGTTTGCGCTATCGAATGGAGCGGATTGCCGAGCTCAGCGGTGTTGACCCGCTAAGACTGGACGGGATGCTCGCGCTTTATCTGGGCGTCCAGCTACTCCCACAAACCGACGCACCGAACACCAATCCGTAG
- a CDS encoding glycerate kinase translates to MKIVIAPDSFKDSLSAQGVADAIALGLAQVWPDALLVKCPMADGGEGTVESILAACEGELRRTPVRGPLGATVEAAWGWLPQSHTAIIEMAEASGLQRVPPGKRDACISSTFGTGELIRAALDAGAQRVILAIGGSATNDGGAGAMQALGVKLLDAQGQALTPGGLALAQLARIDMSEIDSRLAQVRFDIAADVNNPLCGPHGASAIFGPQKGASPEQVQQLDRALGHFAERCAQVLNKDVRDEPGSGAAGGLGFGAKAFLGAQFKAGVEVVAELVGLDDAVKGADLVITGEGRFDAQTLRGKTPFGVARIARQHGVPVIVLAGTLGEGYQALYEHGIDAAFALASGPMTLEQACAEAPRLLRERASDVARVWRVAARKA, encoded by the coding sequence ATGAAAATCGTCATCGCCCCCGATTCGTTCAAGGACAGCCTGAGTGCCCAGGGTGTGGCTGATGCCATTGCTCTGGGGTTGGCGCAGGTTTGGCCCGATGCGCTCCTGGTCAAATGCCCGATGGCTGACGGCGGGGAGGGGACCGTCGAGTCGATTCTGGCGGCGTGCGAGGGCGAACTGCGCCGCACCCCAGTCCGCGGGCCGCTCGGCGCAACGGTTGAGGCCGCTTGGGGCTGGCTGCCCCAGAGCCACACCGCGATTATCGAAATGGCCGAGGCCAGTGGCCTGCAACGGGTTCCGCCGGGCAAGCGTGACGCCTGCATCAGCAGCACATTCGGCACCGGCGAGCTGATCCGCGCGGCGCTCGATGCCGGGGCGCAACGGGTCATTCTGGCGATTGGCGGCAGCGCCACCAACGACGGCGGGGCGGGTGCGATGCAAGCTTTGGGCGTCAAACTGCTGGACGCACAGGGCCAGGCCCTGACACCGGGTGGTCTGGCCCTCGCGCAATTGGCGCGAATCGACATGAGTGAAATCGACTCGCGTCTGGCCCAGGTACGCTTCGACATCGCCGCTGACGTCAACAATCCACTGTGCGGCCCTCACGGTGCCTCAGCGATTTTCGGTCCGCAAAAAGGGGCATCACCCGAGCAAGTCCAACAACTGGATCGCGCGCTCGGGCACTTTGCCGAACGGTGCGCGCAAGTCCTGAACAAAGACGTTCGCGACGAACCGGGCAGCGGTGCGGCAGGCGGCCTGGGATTTGGCGCCAAGGCGTTTTTGGGGGCGCAGTTCAAGGCTGGCGTCGAAGTGGTCGCCGAGCTGGTTGGCCTGGACGATGCGGTCAAGGGCGCGGACCTGGTGATCACCGGAGAAGGTCGTTTCGATGCTCAGACCCTGCGTGGCAAGACGCCGTTTGGTGTGGCGCGTATTGCTCGGCAGCACGGCGTGCCGGTGATCGTCCTCGCCGGAACACTGGGTGAGGGTTACCAGGCGCTGTACGAACATGGCATCGATGCCGCGTTTGCCTTGGCCAGTGGACCGATGACGCTGGAGCAGGCGTGTGCCGAGGCACCGCGGTTGTTGCGGGAGCGGGCGAGTGATGTGGCGCGGGTTTGGCGGGTGGCCGCTCGCAAAGCCTGA
- a CDS encoding IS110 family transposase, with the protein MKKHTSIDQSLSSADLSACTTVAVDLAKHVFQLAGEDALGKVHYEQRIKSREAFYEFLRQLPPHVVVLMETGPGAQAWARQLQDQGNLARILPAGLVAKHRSGPKNDRNDALAILRAGRDEKICAVPVKSVAALAMQALHRARQGYVRRRTAVSNQMRGLLLEHGIALAQGDVAISQRIPRILEDATQPVPAMLRELIDELLAEWRHLGERINVLTGRLEVAANADKTAKRLMTVRGIGPITATALVAKETKPERFPNARMFAAYFGMVPDQHSSGKTIQLGDMTKRGDSYLRSLMIQGAHAVLQQLRPDSQQPDDRRLLRWMSRLGRKDAAVRLANRNLRIVWVLLQNDQTYRRQPADGQQATMSH; encoded by the coding sequence ATGAAAAAGCATACTTCGATTGATCAATCTTTGTCTTCTGCCGATTTATCGGCCTGCACTACCGTGGCGGTCGACCTGGCCAAGCATGTTTTCCAGCTCGCCGGCGAAGACGCCCTCGGCAAGGTGCATTATGAGCAGCGGATCAAGTCGCGCGAGGCGTTCTACGAGTTTCTCCGCCAGCTGCCGCCTCATGTCGTGGTCCTGATGGAGACCGGCCCGGGCGCTCAAGCTTGGGCCCGGCAGTTGCAGGATCAAGGCAACCTGGCGCGGATCCTTCCTGCCGGTCTGGTGGCCAAGCATCGCAGCGGCCCTAAAAATGATCGTAACGATGCGCTGGCAATCCTGCGTGCCGGTCGCGACGAAAAGATCTGCGCAGTGCCGGTCAAAAGTGTCGCAGCGCTGGCCATGCAGGCACTGCATCGCGCTCGTCAAGGTTACGTGCGTCGCCGCACCGCCGTGAGTAATCAGATGCGCGGCCTGCTGCTTGAGCACGGGATTGCGCTGGCACAGGGCGACGTCGCGATCAGCCAGAGAATCCCGCGGATATTGGAGGATGCCACTCAGCCGGTGCCTGCCATGTTGCGCGAACTGATCGACGAACTGTTGGCCGAGTGGCGCCATTTGGGCGAGCGCATCAACGTCCTGACGGGACGCCTGGAAGTGGCCGCGAACGCCGACAAGACAGCCAAACGGTTGATGACTGTGCGCGGTATCGGCCCAATCACCGCTACGGCGCTGGTGGCCAAGGAAACCAAGCCTGAGCGTTTTCCCAATGCTCGCATGTTCGCCGCGTACTTCGGCATGGTCCCTGATCAGCACAGCAGCGGGAAGACGATTCAACTGGGGGACATGACCAAGCGAGGCGATAGCTATTTGCGCAGCCTGATGATCCAGGGTGCCCACGCGGTATTGCAGCAGTTGCGACCTGATTCCCAACAGCCCGACGACCGCCGTTTGTTGCGCTGGATGAGCCGATTGGGCCGCAAGGACGCAGCGGTCAGGTTGGCCAATCGCAACCTGCGCATCGTCTGGGTGCTTTTACAGAATGACCAGACTTATCGTCGCCAGCCCGCCGACGGCCAGCAAGCGACGATGAGCCACTGA
- a CDS encoding methyl-accepting chemotaxis protein, with protein MSLRNLNIAPRAFLGFAFIALLVIVLGVFAVNRMSTIRQASIDMATTQLPSIVFLGNLTENILRLRILSFRVLVNRDPNALQEAQTRTGVLVDKVRSAQASYAALPATPEEAALYETFTTTLDSYMQAQNQMLELSRQNRLDEMRTLINTRIKDGTDQMGEQLNKLVAFNNTYAKTASAEAGEHYSNAVTGIIAVAVIAALMTVLLAWLLTRSIVTPLNRALQAAETIAGGNLTKTIDIDGKDEPARLLGALSTMQTNLRKTIEQIAGSATQLGAAAEELSTVTQEASRGLQQQNNEIDQAATAVNEMTAAVEEVARNAVSTSEASNQSTQAAREGRDRVVETVGAIQTMTHDVQNTSVMIEGLAAQGRDIGKVLDVIRAIAEQTNLLALNAAIEAARAGEAGRGFAVVADEVRALAHRTAQSTQEIEKMVAGIQNGTGHAVASMQQSNQRTQSTLEMARAAGVALEQITQSIQLINERNLVIASASEEQAQVSREVDRNLVNIRDLATQSAAGANQTSAATHELSRLAVDLNAMVARFVI; from the coding sequence ATGTCACTGCGTAATCTGAATATCGCGCCTCGAGCTTTCCTGGGTTTTGCCTTCATTGCCTTGCTCGTCATCGTGCTGGGTGTGTTTGCCGTCAACCGCATGTCGACCATCCGCCAAGCCTCCATCGACATGGCAACCACGCAGCTGCCCAGCATCGTGTTTCTCGGCAACCTGACAGAAAACATCCTGCGCCTGCGCATTCTTTCTTTCAGGGTGTTGGTCAACCGTGATCCGAACGCGTTGCAGGAAGCCCAGACACGTACCGGCGTGCTGGTCGACAAGGTTCGCAGCGCACAAGCCAGTTATGCAGCGTTGCCGGCCACCCCGGAAGAAGCCGCGCTGTACGAGACGTTCACGACAACACTGGACAGCTATATGCAAGCCCAGAACCAGATGCTGGAGCTGTCGCGGCAGAACAGACTCGATGAGATGCGCACGCTGATCAACACCCGGATCAAGGACGGTACGGACCAGATGGGCGAGCAGCTGAACAAACTGGTAGCGTTCAACAACACATATGCGAAAACCGCCTCGGCCGAAGCGGGCGAGCACTACAGCAACGCCGTGACCGGCATCATCGCAGTGGCGGTGATTGCGGCGCTGATGACCGTGCTGCTGGCCTGGCTGCTGACCCGCAGCATCGTCACGCCGCTCAACCGTGCGCTCCAGGCGGCCGAAACCATTGCGGGCGGCAACCTGACTAAAACCATCGACATCGACGGCAAGGATGAACCGGCCCGTTTGCTCGGTGCCTTGTCCACGATGCAAACCAACCTGCGCAAAACCATCGAACAGATCGCCGGCTCCGCCACCCAACTGGGTGCCGCCGCTGAAGAACTCAGCACGGTCACCCAAGAAGCCTCCCGCGGTCTGCAACAGCAGAACAACGAAATCGATCAGGCCGCCACTGCCGTCAACGAAATGACCGCCGCCGTGGAAGAAGTGGCACGCAACGCGGTGTCGACGTCTGAAGCCTCGAACCAGTCTACCCAGGCGGCCCGTGAAGGTCGCGACCGAGTGGTGGAAACCGTCGGCGCGATCCAGACCATGACCCACGATGTGCAAAACACCTCGGTGATGATCGAAGGCCTGGCCGCTCAGGGGCGCGACATCGGCAAGGTGCTGGACGTGATCCGCGCCATCGCCGAGCAAACCAACCTGCTGGCGCTGAACGCTGCAATCGAAGCCGCCCGTGCCGGTGAAGCCGGGCGTGGTTTTGCGGTGGTGGCGGACGAGGTCCGGGCGCTGGCCCATCGCACCGCGCAATCGACCCAGGAAATCGAAAAAATGGTCGCCGGCATCCAGAACGGCACCGGCCACGCGGTCGCGTCGATGCAGCAAAGCAATCAACGCACCCAAAGCACCCTGGAAATGGCCCGCGCCGCCGGCGTTGCGCTGGAGCAGATCACTCAGTCGATCCAATTGATCAACGAGCGCAACCTGGTGATCGCCAGCGCTTCCGAAGAACAGGCCCAGGTGTCCCGCGAAGTTGACCGCAACCTGGTGAACATCCGCGACCTGGCCACCCAGTCCGCCGCCGGTGCCAACCAGACCAGCGCCGCCACTCACGAACTGTCGCGCCTGGCCGTGGATTTAAATGCCATGGTGGCGCGTTTCGTGATTTGA
- a CDS encoding pyridoxal phosphate-dependent aminotransferase, whose protein sequence is MRYSALTKRIAGDGAAAWQIHDRALELIEQGVDVLLLSIGDPDFDTPQPIVQACIDSLLAGDTHYPSVRGSRGLRDSIANRHRRRSGQAVDADHVIVLPGAQCAVYSVVQCLLDPGDEVIVAEPMYVTYEGVFGACAAKVVPVAVRPENGFRVDPADVAALITPKTRAILLNSPNNPSGASLPLMVWQELASLCVRHDLWLISDEVYSDLLYEGKHISPASLPGMAERTATINSLSKSHAMSGWRVGWVIGPKPLAEHLVHLSLCMLFGIPDFIQNAAQMALDEDLPEVAFMREEYRQRRDLVCTSLSDCPGLRPIRPDGGMFVMIDVRQTGLGAQSFAERLLEGYGVSVLAGEAFGPSAAGHIRLGLVVDQLKLADACQRIALCAADLLEARRA, encoded by the coding sequence ATGCGCTATTCAGCCTTGACCAAACGAATTGCCGGTGACGGCGCTGCGGCCTGGCAGATTCATGACCGAGCACTGGAATTAATTGAGCAGGGCGTTGATGTGCTGTTGCTATCGATCGGCGATCCCGACTTCGATACGCCGCAGCCCATCGTTCAGGCGTGCATCGATAGTTTGTTGGCCGGTGACACCCACTACCCGTCAGTACGTGGCAGTCGGGGGTTGCGCGATAGCATTGCCAACCGTCATCGACGTCGCAGTGGTCAAGCGGTGGATGCCGATCATGTGATCGTGCTGCCGGGTGCGCAATGTGCGGTGTATTCGGTCGTGCAATGCCTGCTCGACCCGGGCGATGAAGTGATCGTCGCCGAGCCGATGTACGTGACCTATGAAGGCGTGTTCGGCGCCTGCGCGGCCAAAGTGGTGCCGGTGGCGGTGCGCCCCGAGAACGGTTTTCGGGTCGATCCGGCGGATGTCGCGGCGCTGATCACACCCAAGACCCGCGCCATTTTGCTCAACAGTCCGAACAATCCTTCCGGCGCCAGTTTGCCGTTGATGGTCTGGCAGGAACTGGCATCGCTGTGTGTTCGTCACGACTTGTGGCTGATCAGCGACGAGGTCTACAGCGATCTGTTGTACGAAGGCAAGCACATCAGCCCGGCCAGTCTGCCGGGCATGGCTGAACGCACCGCGACCATCAATAGCCTGTCCAAGTCCCACGCCATGAGCGGTTGGCGTGTGGGTTGGGTGATCGGTCCGAAACCTTTGGCCGAACACTTGGTGCACCTTTCGTTATGCATGCTGTTTGGTATTCCGGATTTCATTCAGAACGCCGCGCAAATGGCGCTGGATGAGGATCTGCCGGAAGTGGCGTTTATGCGCGAGGAGTATCGCCAGCGTCGCGACCTGGTGTGCACGAGTCTGAGTGATTGCCCGGGCCTCCGCCCGATCCGGCCTGATGGCGGGATGTTCGTGATGATCGATGTACGCCAGACCGGGCTTGGCGCCCAGAGTTTTGCCGAGCGATTGCTGGAGGGTTATGGCGTGTCAGTGCTGGCGGGTGAAGCGTTCGGGCCGAGTGCGGCGGGGCATATTCGATTGGGGTTGGTGGTGGATCAGCTGAAGCTGGCGGATGCGTGCCAGCGGATAGCGTTGTGTGCGGCGGACCTTCTGGAGGCGCGCCGGGCCTGA
- a CDS encoding 2-hydroxyacid dehydrogenase, whose product MKKQVVLYKKLSPLLMARLHEQTEVTLIDNLNADGLATLREALPRAHGLLGASLKLDAGLLDLAPDLEAIASVSVGVDNYDIDYLTERRILLSNTPDVLTETTADTGFALILATARRVVELANMVRAGQWNRNIGPAQFGTDVHGKTLGIIGMGRIGEALAQRGHFGFGMPVIYHSHSPKPAVEQRFNAQYRSLPALLQQADFVCLTLPLTAETEGLIGAEQFALMRPETIFINISRGKVVDEAALIQALREGQIRAAGLDVFEREPLNTDSPLLQLSNVVATPHIGSATHETREAMATCAVDNLLAALAGLRPANLVNAGAWKG is encoded by the coding sequence GATCGACAACCTCAATGCCGACGGCCTGGCAACACTGCGCGAGGCTCTGCCCCGCGCCCACGGGTTACTCGGTGCGAGTCTGAAACTGGATGCCGGATTATTGGATCTGGCACCTGACCTGGAAGCCATTGCCAGCGTGTCCGTGGGGGTCGACAACTACGACATCGACTACCTGACCGAACGGCGGATCCTGCTCAGCAACACCCCGGACGTACTCACCGAAACCACGGCCGACACCGGTTTCGCGCTGATCCTGGCGACCGCCCGACGCGTGGTGGAACTGGCGAACATGGTTCGCGCCGGTCAGTGGAACCGCAACATCGGCCCGGCGCAGTTCGGTACCGATGTACACGGTAAAACCCTGGGCATCATTGGCATGGGGCGGATCGGTGAGGCGCTGGCCCAGCGTGGGCATTTCGGTTTTGGCATGCCGGTTATCTATCACAGCCACTCACCGAAACCGGCGGTGGAACAACGATTCAACGCGCAATACCGCAGCCTGCCGGCGCTGTTGCAGCAGGCTGATTTCGTATGCCTGACATTGCCGCTGACGGCTGAAACCGAAGGGCTGATCGGGGCCGAGCAGTTTGCCCTGATGCGCCCCGAAACCATCTTCATCAACATTTCACGGGGCAAGGTGGTGGACGAGGCGGCGCTGATTCAGGCCTTGCGTGAGGGGCAGATTCGCGCTGCGGGGCTGGATGTGTTCGAACGCGAGCCGCTGAATACGGACTCGCCGCTGTTGCAGCTGAGCAACGTGGTGGCAACGCCGCACATTGGCTCGGCGACGCATGAAACGCGGGAGGCGATGGCTACGTGTGCGGTGGACAATCTGTTGGCGGCGCTGGCGGGTTTGCGGCCGGCGAATCTGGTGAATGCCGGGGCGTGGAAAGGCTGA